In Schistocerca americana isolate TAMUIC-IGC-003095 chromosome 7, iqSchAmer2.1, whole genome shotgun sequence, a single genomic region encodes these proteins:
- the LOC124622128 gene encoding ER membrane protein complex subunit 3 translates to MAELVLDSNIRFWVFLPIVVITFLFGVLRHYVSILLASQKKPELQQVQDSQVMIRARLLRENGKYLPKQSFLMRRHFFNNEETGYFKTQKRAPVSQNPMTDPSMMTDMLKGNITNVIPMIMIGGWINLMFSGFVTTKVPFPLTLRFKPMLQRGIELVSLDASWVSSASWYFLNVFGLRSIYTLVLGENNAADQARHLQDQMSGAAMAMPPDPKGAFKAEWEALEICEHHWALSNIENDLVESVTYGESDS, encoded by the coding sequence ATGGCGGAGCTAGTGTTAGATTCTAATATAAGATTTTGGGTATTTCTGCCGATTGTTGTTATCACCTTTTTGTTTGGTGTATTGAGGCACTATGTTTCTATTCTTTTGGCGTCTCAAAAGAAACCGGAGCTCCAGCAAGTTCAGGACAGTCAAGTTATGATTCGAGCACGACTTTTGAGAGAAAACGGAAAATATTTGCCGAAGCAGTCGTTCCTCATGCGACGGCACTTTTTCAACAACGAAGAAACTGGTTACTTCAAAACTCAAAAGCGAGCTCCTGTGTCACAAAATCCGATGACTGATCCCAGCATGATGACAGACATGCTTAAGGGCAACATAACCAATGTAATTCCTATGATAATGATTGGCGGTTGGATAAATTTAATGTTCTCAGGATTTGTCACTACCAAGGTACCATTTCCACTGACACTGCGTTTCAAGCCAATGTTGCAGAGAGGTATAGAGCTTGTCAGTTTAGACGCATCATGGGTTTCATCAGCTTCGTGGTATTTTCTGAATGTTTTTGGACTGCGGAGCATTTACACTTTAGTACTCGGCGAAAACAACGCAGCCGATCAAGCACGCCACCTTCAAGATCAGATGTCGGGTGCTGCAATGGCAATGCCGCCAGATCCGAAAGGAGCCTTCAAAGCTGAATGGGAAGCACTGGAAATTTGTGAACATCACTGGGCTTTAAGCAACATAGAGAATGATCTTGTAGAGAGTGTTACGTACGGAGAAAGTGATTCGTGA